The Ketobacter alkanivorans genome includes the window TTACCACCAAAGCCCATATCGTTACGGAAAAAGGCCAACATCAGAGCGTAGGTCATGGCCTGCGTAATGATGGACAAGTACACCCCCGTAACACGGGAACGGAAAGCCAACCAGCCAAACACAAACGCAAGGATAGCGGGGGCAATAGCAACCATGGCCATGGCAAAGAAGAAATTGTCAAAACCAAACCAATACCAAGGTAGCTCCTGCCAGTTCAAAAACACCATAAAATCGGGCAACAGCGGATTACCGTACACGCCGCGATCACCGATCTGACGCATCATATACATACCCATGGCGTATCCACCCAGCGCAAAGAATGCACCGTGACCCAAACTGAGAATACCGCAGTACCCCCAGATCAAATCCACCGCCAAAGCTAACAAGGCGTAACACAAGTACTTGCCCAGTAACCCAATGGTGTAAGAGGACACGTGGAACACGGAACTTTCCGGCACCAGCATATTCAACATGGGCAGTACGATAATGGCTGTCAGAATCACCGCCAACAAACGCTTCCCGGCCACATCGTTCATGAGCCAGGCCAATCTGGATTGTGATGTCATGGCTTAACCCTCCACAAACCGGCCTTTCAGGGCAAACAAACCCCTGGGCCGACGCTGAATAAACAGAATGATGAACACCAGAATCAGGATCTTGGCCAACACCGCCCCTGCCACCGGTTCTACAAATTTGTTGGCAACACCCAAACTGATGGCTGCCACAAAGGTGCCCCACAGATTACCCACACCACCAAACACCACCACCAGGAACGAATCAATGATGTAGGACTGCCCCAGGTTAGGGCCGACATTGGTAAGCTGACTTAACGCCACCCCCGCGATACCGGCAATACCGGAACCTAAACCGAAGGTCATGGCATCCACCCAACCTGTGCGAATGCCCATGGAGCTGGCCATGGAACGGTTCTGCGTAACTGCCCGCATCTGCAGCCCGAAGAAACTCTTCTTCAGCAACAACATCAATCCAAACAGCACTACCAACGCAAAAACGATGATATATAAACGGTTATAAGTGAGGGAAAGGAACCCATTTAAGTGCAGGGATCCACTCATCCATTCCGGCGTAATCACAGAACGATTGAGTGGCGAAAAGACCGAACGCACCAACTGCTGTAGAATCAGGCTGATACCAAAGGTCGCCAGCAAGGTTTCCAAGGGGCGGCCGTACAAATGCCGAATCACCGTACGTTCAATCACAATCCCCATCAAACCCGACACCATAAATGCGGCTGGAACTGCCACGATTAACGATGCCTCAATATAATTTGGCATCAATAACTGCACCACGTATGTGGTGTATGCGCCCAACATAATCATTTCGCCGTGGGCCATATTGATCACCCCCATCACACCAAAAGTGATGGCAAGCCCTACTGCGGCCAACAATAAAACCGAGCCCAAGCTGAAACCAAAGAACAGGTCTTCAACAAACTTATACCATGTCTCCATGGCCTTCAGCCCTTTCAAAACTTCGGTAGCTTCTTCACGCACCAGAGCACTGGGCTCAGCATAACTGCCATCTTCGCTGGGCTGCACCAACTGGGTAAGCATGGCCATGGTGTGTTTATTAGCAAATCCATCCATATCCTTAACTGCCTGGATGCGATCCACCTCATTATCGCTTTGCAAAAGAATAACCCCACGAGCCACTTTTAAAGCCTGCTTGACTGCCGCATCTCGCTCTTTCTCGATTGCAGTCTGCAACGCGCCCAGAAACTCGGGGCTGGGTGTCTTGATCAGATCATCTGCAGCAGCCATGCGGATATCAACTTTCTTGCTCAGCAATTTGTAACCCGCAATCTGCGTGCGCAACTGTTTACGCAAGGCATTAGTGGTGGCAACCTTTTTTACTTCTCGCTTGCCCACATCGCCCAGCACCTCACCACTGATCACATCGGTAATGGTGTAACCGGACTCAGCTTCCGCAGTAAACACAATACGTTTATCAGATTTTTTGTAGTAAAGATCGCCTGCCAGCAGCGACTCCATAACCGGCAACACACGCTCGTCGTCCAGCGCAGCGATTGCCTCAATAGCTTTGGCCTTTTTCTTAAAGCTTGATTCAGTTAACTCGCCAATAAGCGATTCGAAACCAGTGCCGTCCTCTGCTGCCCAAACAGGCGTCACGCAGATCAGACTCAGCAGCACCAGCAACACTCCCCAGTATTGTTTTCTCATAGTGACTTGCTTCTTCAAAAAAGCCCCGCCAATTTTTGCTAAGCATAACTGGCGAGGCTTTGGTGGATGTATCTAGATCGTTTAAACAACTAGTTGATTAGTAGTTCTGACCTGAACACTTCTTGGTTTCGGTGTTGTAGTTACCGCACATGATTTTTGGATCTTTCCAATCCGCTTCGATCTTGGCGCTTTCTGGCAGAAAGTCGGTCCAGGCATCCCCAGGCACTTCGCTTTCAGTTTGCCATACCGTTTCGAATTGGCCGTCTGCCTGGATTTCGCCAATCAGCACTGGCTTGGTCAGGTGATGGTTAGGCAGCATTTCTGCTGTACCGCCAGTCAGGTTAGGTACTTTGATGCCATACATAGCGGGGCGCACTTTATCCACTTCAGTGGTACCGGCTTTCTCAACGGCTTTGGCCCACATATTGAAACCAATGTAAGTTGCTTCCATCGGATCGTTGGTTACGCGCTTCTCATCTTTGATAAAGGCGTGCCATTTTTTCATGAACTCAGCGTTTACATCCGCATCGGCGCTCATGAAATAGTTCCACGCAGCCAGGTGACCGACTAAAGGCTTGGTGTCAAAGCCAGACAGCTCTTCTTCACCCACAGAGAACGCTACAACAGGAATGTCTTCCGCAGAAACGCCCTGGTTAGCCAGCTCTTTGTAGAAAGGCACATTGGCGTCACCGTTGATGGTGGAAACCACTGCTGTTTTCTTACCAGCAGAACCAAACTTCTTCACATCAGAGACAATAGTCTGCCAATCGGAGTGACCAAAAGGCGTGTAGTTGATCATGATATCTTTTTCGGCAACGCCTTTCGACTTGAGGTAAGCCTCCAGGATCTTGTTGGTAGTACGGGGATAAACGTAATCCGTGCCCGCCAGAACCCAGCGTTTAACACCTACTTCGTTCATCAGGTAATCAACCGCAGGAATGGCTTGTTGGTTGGGAGCAGCACCCGTGTAGAAAACGTTTTTAGAGGATTCTTCACCTTCGTACTGAACCGGATAGAACATCATGCCGTTCATTTCTTCAATAACAGGCAATACGGATTTACGGGAAACCGAAGTCCAGCAACCGAAGATAACGTCTACCTTTTCTTTCTCCAGTAACTCCTTGGCTTTTTCTGCAAACAGTGGCCAGTTGGATGCAGGATCAACCACTACCGCTTCCAGCTTCTTGCCCAGCAATCCGCCTTTCTTGTTTTGATCTTCTACCAGCATCAACACAGTATCTTTGAGCGTGGTTTCACTGATCGCCATAGTGCCGGACAGTGAGTGCAAAACCCCAACTTTTATAGTGTCCGCAGCCAATGCCATGCTCGACACTAAAGACATAGATGCAGCAACCGCCGCTCCAGTCATCGTTTTTATAAACGTAGACTTGCTTTTCTTCATGGGAACTCCCCCAGTGAGTTATTGGTTTTGTGAACGCACGGGGTAATAGCATTTTCCATGCCACCGGCAAAATCGGCCATTTTATGGCCATAACCGGTTCCTTTGCTCCTCTTAACTCGACTTACTGGCAGCCAGATGCACCCCCATGGCGCACACAGTTTCACTGCGCCCCACGAGAACGCACCATTGCGAGGCGAAAACCAGACCAGACCCATGGCGGTGCAAATATGTCAGTTCTGTCTAAATGAACTACCATCCACGATGGAAATTTCAACACAATAAAAAAAGGGCGCCTGTCCAGACGCCCTTTTTTAAGGCATTCCCCACATAAAACATGCTTATTTCAGCATGCCATGCTCACAAATAAACTGGATTATCGCCTGCAATCCTGTCTTCTCTTTCATATTTGCAAACACAAAGGGCTTGTCCCCACGCATTTTTCGAGCATCCCGATCCATTACCTCCAGAGATGCACCCACCAACGGAGCCAAATCAATTTTATTAATCACCAAAAGGTCAGACTTGGTGATGCCCGGCCCACCTTTACGGGGGATTTTGTCTCCTGCAGACACATCGATCACGTAAATAGTGAGATCCGACAGCTCAGGACTGAAGGTTGCCGCCAGGTTATCGCCCCCACTTTCTATGATCACCATATCCAGATCAGGGTGCCGCTCATTAAGATCAGCTACCGCCGCCAGGTTCATGGAAGCATCTTCACGAATGGCGGTATGTGGGCAGCCCCCGGTCTCTACCCCAATAATACGATCTGGCGACAGCGCCTCATTGCGAGTTAGAAACTCTGCATCTTCACGGGTATAAATGTCGTTGGTTACGACAGCGATATTGAAATCACTGCGCATGGTTTCACATAATCTCAAGGTCAGCGCGGTTTTACCTGAGCCCACCGGCCCGCCAATGCCCACACGAAGGGTTTGTTTTGTCATGATGTCCTCTGATTGTTACAGCGTGCTATCACAGCCAGCAGCTTTCAGGCCAGCAATGTCTCATAGGTTAACACTGCGCTTTCCATTTCTGCAAAGCCTGCCCGTCATGGCCTGGGTTTATCCCTGGCCACCCCCATGCTTTAATGCACCTACTAATAACCCGAAAAAGAACATCAACATGCACACCGATACTCTATCACTGGAGCAGGATCTGCTGCTCTATCTACAGGATGACCAACTCAGCAAAACGGAATCCAGAGAACTGAAAGCCGCTCTCATGGGCCTTCCCAATGAGGATATCAACTTCCTGCGTAACCGGCTGTTCGAGCTGGCACGGGATCGACTCAGCGCAGGGTCGCCAGATGCCATGAGCATCATTGGCTGGCTGGATCGCTGTACCAAGGCCATTGATGGTGTTTTCTGCAATCGTCAGAGTCGCCATGAAGCCCATTTTACCCCAGGGGATGCCTGCCTTGATCATATCATCGCCGGCCTCAACAATGCCCGTAGCCGTATCGAGATCTGCGTCTTCACCATCTCCGACAACCGGCTGTCTGACGCTATCGCCAATGCCTTCAAACGCGGCATCGCCGTGCGCATTATCAGTGATAACCATAAACAGCATGACGCAGGCAGTGATCTGGAATGGCTAATTGAGCAAGGCATACCCACCCGTTTCGACCGCACCCCCGATCATATGCACCACAAATTTTGTGTGGTCGATGGACTGACACTGATCAACGGCAGCTTTAACTGGACTCGAAGCGCTACCGAACGGAACCAAGAGAACATCGTGATCAGTCAGGATTCCGCCTTGGTTTTGCAGTTTCAGCAACAGTTTGATGCCCTCTGGGAGGCCTATTCATGAATTCACTTCAAGGCAAACGCATCCTAGTAACACATTCAGATGCTTTTATGGGCCCGGCCATCTGCACCAACCTCGAATCAAAGGGTGCGACGGTTATTGCGAGCCAGGAAACACTCATAGCCCCCCATGAACCAGCTGCTCTTATTGCAGCCAGCGGCCAAATAGATATCGTGGTAATAAATCTTTCAATAACCGCGCCCACCAGCGCTGCCACCGATATAAGTGATGAGGAATGGCGTCATACATTTTCCCTGTTGGTCGATCCGCTACCACGAATATGCAAAGCCATTCTGCCACAAATGATTGAACGCAAACGGGGAAAGATCATCCTAATTGGCAGCGCTGCGGCCTTGCGTGGCATGAAACGCACTGCCACCTACAGCGCAGCAAGAGGTGCGCAACTGGCCTATGTTCAGGCATTAGGCGTTGAGGTTGCAAAGCACAACATACAAGTAAATGCCGTAGCTCAGAATTTCGTAGACAACCCGACCTATTTTCCGGCGGCGGTGCAAGCCGATGAGCGCTTCAAGGCACGCCTGCAACGGGAAGTGCCCCTCGGGCGGCTCGTTAGCGCCGAGGAGGATGCAGAATTTGTCAGCTATCTGTGTAGCGCCGCAGCAGACTGCTTTGTCGGGCAGGTGTTTCCACTTTGCGGCGGCTGGGTGGGGCGCTAAAACCGCTCGCGCCAAGAAAAACCACATAACTAATAAGCTTCTACTGATAGTGCGTGTATAACGGAAGTTCACACCTCGCATAAAACTAGAACAAAAAACGATCTTACACATTTTTTGTGATACTGATCTAAACTTAGAGACACTGGATAGCCAATACAATATGCGTGAGCTATGGGCGCTGCAGTAAATCATATACACGTAATTCATGCGATCAACCTCGACGCATAAATACTACACACTACATCGAACCGATGTTACCGCCCCTCACAACTTCAGGATGAAGACGGCGT containing:
- the urtB gene encoding urea ABC transporter permease subunit UrtB → MRKQYWGVLLVLLSLICVTPVWAAEDGTGFESLIGELTESSFKKKAKAIEAIAALDDERVLPVMESLLAGDLYYKKSDKRIVFTAEAESGYTITDVISGEVLGDVGKREVKKVATTNALRKQLRTQIAGYKLLSKKVDIRMAAADDLIKTPSPEFLGALQTAIEKERDAAVKQALKVARGVILLQSDNEVDRIQAVKDMDGFANKHTMAMLTQLVQPSEDGSYAEPSALVREEATEVLKGLKAMETWYKFVEDLFFGFSLGSVLLLAAVGLAITFGVMGVINMAHGEMIMLGAYTTYVVQLLMPNYIEASLIVAVPAAFMVSGLMGIVIERTVIRHLYGRPLETLLATFGISLILQQLVRSVFSPLNRSVITPEWMSGSLHLNGFLSLTYNRLYIIVFALVVLFGLMLLLKKSFFGLQMRAVTQNRSMASSMGIRTGWVDAMTFGLGSGIAGIAGVALSQLTNVGPNLGQSYIIDSFLVVVFGGVGNLWGTFVAAISLGVANKFVEPVAGAVLAKILILVFIILFIQRRPRGLFALKGRFVEG
- the urtA gene encoding urea ABC transporter substrate-binding protein, whose product is MTGAAVAASMSLVSSMALAADTIKVGVLHSLSGTMAISETTLKDTVLMLVEDQNKKGGLLGKKLEAVVVDPASNWPLFAEKAKELLEKEKVDVIFGCWTSVSRKSVLPVIEEMNGMMFYPVQYEGEESSKNVFYTGAAPNQQAIPAVDYLMNEVGVKRWVLAGTDYVYPRTTNKILEAYLKSKGVAEKDIMINYTPFGHSDWQTIVSDVKKFGSAGKKTAVVSTINGDANVPFYKELANQGVSAEDIPVVAFSVGEEELSGFDTKPLVGHLAAWNYFMSADADVNAEFMKKWHAFIKDEKRVTNDPMEATYIGFNMWAKAVEKAGTTEVDKVRPAMYGIKVPNLTGGTAEMLPNHHLTKPVLIGEIQADGQFETVWQTESEVPGDAWTDFLPESAKIEADWKDPKIMCGNYNTETKKCSGQNY
- the ureG gene encoding urease accessory protein UreG, which encodes MTKQTLRVGIGGPVGSGKTALTLRLCETMRSDFNIAVVTNDIYTREDAEFLTRNEALSPDRIIGVETGGCPHTAIREDASMNLAAVADLNERHPDLDMVIIESGGDNLAATFSPELSDLTIYVIDVSAGDKIPRKGGPGITKSDLLVINKIDLAPLVGASLEVMDRDARKMRGDKPFVFANMKEKTGLQAIIQFICEHGMLK
- a CDS encoding phospholipase D-like domain-containing protein; translation: MHTDTLSLEQDLLLYLQDDQLSKTESRELKAALMGLPNEDINFLRNRLFELARDRLSAGSPDAMSIIGWLDRCTKAIDGVFCNRQSRHEAHFTPGDACLDHIIAGLNNARSRIEICVFTISDNRLSDAIANAFKRGIAVRIISDNHKQHDAGSDLEWLIEQGIPTRFDRTPDHMHHKFCVVDGLTLINGSFNWTRSATERNQENIVISQDSALVLQFQQQFDALWEAYS
- a CDS encoding SDR family oxidoreductase; protein product: MNSLQGKRILVTHSDAFMGPAICTNLESKGATVIASQETLIAPHEPAALIAASGQIDIVVINLSITAPTSAATDISDEEWRHTFSLLVDPLPRICKAILPQMIERKRGKIILIGSAAALRGMKRTATYSAARGAQLAYVQALGVEVAKHNIQVNAVAQNFVDNPTYFPAAVQADERFKARLQREVPLGRLVSAEEDAEFVSYLCSAAADCFVGQVFPLCGGWVGR